The sequence AAATTAAAGCCAGTGGTTTTGCCGGAATAAACAACTACCCGACAGTGGGATTGATTGATGGCCAATTCCGCGAAGGCTTAGAGAGTCAAGGTATTTCTTTTGCCAAAGAAGTAGAGGCGATTCAATTTGCGAATGAGCTGGATCTGGTTACTGTAGCTTTTGTCTTTAATGAAACACAAGCAATAAATATGCTCAAAGCCGGTGCAGATATAATTTGTGTGCATCTTGGTTTAACTGTAGGTGGGATTTTAGGTGCCAAGCAAATTCAATCATTACAATCTGCTAAGAAGTTAGCTGTGGATATCTTTCATGCATGTGATAAGGTAAACCCGAATGTGATCAAAATGGTTTATGGAGGACCTGTTAATCGGCCGATCGATGTGCAATTCATGTATGATGGAACAGAAATAGATGGGTATATCGGCGGCTCTGTATTTGAACGTATCCCGGCAGAGCAGATTATTTTTAATATAACCAAATCATTTAAAGAAACGTATGATGTTAAATACGAGACATATATACAAAAAATAATGGCTGGTTTTTCTAACAAGGAAGACTATGTGGAGTTTATAAAAGATTATATAAGTACACACTATATGGACGAGATTACGTTAAATGATTTAGCAAGTATATTAAATCTTTCCAGACCTTATTTAAGCTCTTTATTTAAGACAGAGGTAGGAATTCCATTTACACAATATTTGATTGATTTTAGATTAAATCGAGCTATAGAAATTATGCGGGAAAAAAGACTCCCTCTTTCCACAGTTGCCGAAATGGTTGGTTATCCTGATTATGCTCAGTTTAGTAAGATATTTAAAAAAAGAATAGGTGTTTCTCCAACCATGTTCACGTTCAGATGAAAAATATAAACATAGGGATTGATAAAGCTTCAAGTTTTATCATAAACACAACTAGCAGATTGTTTGTACCAAAAGCTAATGCTAACTAATTTTTTAATATGATTTCATAGTAAGTTTTTACTATTACAATTTATTACTTTTTTGTTAAAACAGGTATAAATCTTACGTAATGACAAAATATACAAACATAAGCACATTACTATTTACGATAGGAAACGGTATCATTTGATATAGAAAGAAAAACACAAATGCCTTATAGGTCATAAGTCGGGTGTTTGAGCCTTTCAACAATTGGTATCGTTTTCTCATTTATTCCTGTAAACGCATGTAACAGGAATAGTTGTGAGCTAAGAAAAATAAGTGAGTGTAACGATCCCTACATGCCCGCTTCGTTCAAATGCCTTTAGGTTATACCCTTGTGGTACAAACATTCCGGGTGGTAAGGCTTTCCTGGAATGAAGGTTCAGTTCATATGAAAGGGGAGAAGTATATTGAGTAAAACGATTGCTTTAGCAGGTACGTTCGATACGAAAGGAAAGGAATTTTTGTTTGTAAAAGAACTGATTGAGTCGTTAGGCTTTAGAACATTGACGATTCACACAGGAGTATTTAAACCGGCTTTTGATCCGGATATTTCCAATGAAGTTATTTTTCAAGCTGCTGGAGAAAATATAAAAGAAATTGTGGAAGCTGAAGATCGGGGAAAAGCGACGCTTGTTTTATCAAAAGGAATGGAAATTGTCTTACCACAGTTATATGAACAAGGGAAGCTTGATGGAATTCTTTCGTTTGGTGGCTCCGGTGGGACTTCAATAGTTACACCTGGAATGAGAGCATTACCAATTGGTGTTCCAAAAATAATGGTATCAACAGTTGCTTCAGGTAATGTAGCTCCTTATGTTGGAACGAGCGATATTATAATGTACCCATCGATTGTTGATGTAGCTGGATTAAATAGAATTTCCACCAAAATATTTACCAATGCTGTTTTCGCTATTGTTGGAATGTTGAGCTTTGAAAACAAACAGCGCTTTGATAACAAGCCTTTATTAGCTGCCACGATGTTTGGATTGACAACTCCATGTATCAACTACGCGAAAGCATATGTCGAAAAGCAAGGTTATGAAATGCTTGTATTTCATGCTACGGGAGTTGGTGGACGTACAATGGAAAGCTTAATTGAAGCAGGCTTTATTGAAGGTGTACTGGATATAACAACAACAGAATGGGCAGATGAAATAGTGGGGGGGGTACTTGGTGCTGGACCTCATCGCTTAGAAGCTGCAGTAAAACATAATGTCCCACAGGTTGTTTCAGTAGGAGCCATGGATATGGTGAACTTTGGACCTTATGAAACTGTGCCAGAACGATTTACCGGTCGAAAGTTTTATAAGCATAATCCAACTGTAACGTTAATGCGAACCAATATGGAAGAAAATAAACAAATAGGAGAAGTTCTTGCAGAGAAACTTAATATGGCCTCAGGAGATACAGCTTTAATCTTACCATTAAAAGGGCTATCTGGTCTTGATGTACATGGACAGCCGTTTTACGGACCGGAAGAGGATCAAATGCTATTCGATACGTTAAAAAAGAATATTGATCGAGATAAAGTTCAGGTGATTGAATTAGAAAAGGCGATCAATGATCGTGCGTTTGCAGAAGCAGCAGCAGAGAAGCTTATCCAATTAATAGAAGAGAAAAAAGGAGAAAATTAATATGTTAAGATCAGAAATTTTACAACGTTTTAAAGAACAAATTAAAGAAGGGAATATCTTATTAGGTGTAGGAGCAGGAACTGGTATTACCGCAAAAAGCAGTGAAGCCGGCGGAGCAGACATGTTAATTGTTTATAATTCGGGTCGCTATCGTATGGCAGGTCGTGGTTCATTAGCTGGGCTTCTCTCCTATGGAGATGCTAATCAAATTGTAGTTGAAATGGGAAGTGAAGTATTGCCAGTTGTCAAGGACACTCCAGTATTAGCTGGTGTAAACGGAACCGATCCATTTCGGGTTATGGATGTATTTTTAAAGGAGTTAAAATCTCAAGGATTTTGCGGGGTACAAAATTTCCCGACGGTTGGATTAATTGATGGCGTGTTTAGACAAAATTTAGAAGAAACTGGAATGGGCTATGATTTAGAAGTTGATATGATTAAAAAAGCCCATGAACTAGATATGTTAACTACTCCATATGTTTTTAATGAAGAACAAGCAAAGAAAATGGCGGAAGCAGGTGCAGATATACTGGTAGCACATATGGGGTTAACTACTAAAGGATCAATTGGTGCTAAAACAGCACTGACTCTTGATGACTCTGTAGAACGTATTCAGAAAATAGTTAACGCTGGTCGAGAGGTCAATCCAGATATTTTAGCTATTTGTCATGGTGGACCAATCGCTGAACCACAAGACGCTGCATATGTTATCGAAAAAGTAGATGGGATTGTCGGCTTTTTTGGTGCGTCAAGTATTGAACGATTTGCAGCGGAAAAAGGAATAAAAGAGCAATCCGAAGCCTTTAAACAAATCCGTTTATAAAAAAATTGGAACGACAACTCTGCTGGCATGTTGACTTTTTCTCAAGGTTATGGAAGTTAATTTTTTTTTCGTAAACATAAATTATATACAATGGTGCATAATGAGGGTAAACGATAGGAAGTTAGGTGATCATATGGAAATACAAGAAAACTTTCAACCTGGTGAAGTTGTTTATGTCATTATCCGCAATCCTCATGCACAAGATGTAGCACAAGTTCAACAG is a genomic window of Virgibacillus proomii containing:
- a CDS encoding phosphoenolpyruvate hydrolase family protein, encoding MLRSEILQRFKEQIKEGNILLGVGAGTGITAKSSEAGGADMLIVYNSGRYRMAGRGSLAGLLSYGDANQIVVEMGSEVLPVVKDTPVLAGVNGTDPFRVMDVFLKELKSQGFCGVQNFPTVGLIDGVFRQNLEETGMGYDLEVDMIKKAHELDMLTTPYVFNEEQAKKMAEAGADILVAHMGLTTKGSIGAKTALTLDDSVERIQKIVNAGREVNPDILAICHGGPIAEPQDAAYVIEKVDGIVGFFGASSIERFAAEKGIKEQSEAFKQIRL
- a CDS encoding phosphoenolpyruvate hydrolase family protein, whose product is MMNNKFQLLQTLNQQIKANKHIIGVAAGSGLTAKYAEQGGADFILALSSGRFRQMGVSSLAGFTACTNSNQMVMEFAFKEVLPTLKKIPTIFGLFATDPTIDMKAYIRQIKASGFAGINNYPTVGLIDGQFREGLESQGISFAKEVEAIQFANELDLVTVAFVFNETQAINMLKAGADIICVHLGLTVGGILGAKQIQSLQSAKKLAVDIFHACDKVNPNVIKMVYGGPVNRPIDVQFMYDGTEIDGYIGGSVFERIPAEQIIFNITKSFKETYDVKYETYIQKIMAGFSNKEDYVEFIKDYISTHYMDEITLNDLASILNLSRPYLSSLFKTEVGIPFTQYLIDFRLNRAIEIMREKRLPLSTVAEMVGYPDYAQFSKIFKKRIGVSPTMFTFR
- a CDS encoding Tm-1-like ATP-binding domain-containing protein is translated as MSKTIALAGTFDTKGKEFLFVKELIESLGFRTLTIHTGVFKPAFDPDISNEVIFQAAGENIKEIVEAEDRGKATLVLSKGMEIVLPQLYEQGKLDGILSFGGSGGTSIVTPGMRALPIGVPKIMVSTVASGNVAPYVGTSDIIMYPSIVDVAGLNRISTKIFTNAVFAIVGMLSFENKQRFDNKPLLAATMFGLTTPCINYAKAYVEKQGYEMLVFHATGVGGRTMESLIEAGFIEGVLDITTTEWADEIVGGVLGAGPHRLEAAVKHNVPQVVSVGAMDMVNFGPYETVPERFTGRKFYKHNPTVTLMRTNMEENKQIGEVLAEKLNMASGDTALILPLKGLSGLDVHGQPFYGPEEDQMLFDTLKKNIDRDKVQVIELEKAINDRAFAEAAAEKLIQLIEEKKGEN